A single region of the Deltaproteobacteria bacterium genome encodes:
- a CDS encoding Rne/Rng family ribonuclease: MTAELIINASPHENRVALLEEGTVVEIQIERKKERSIIGNTYRGRVVKVLPGMQAAFVDIGLDRAAFLYVTDVYSNIQEYHQMLEGGWEEHDGFEFEAGGSLFDGPPQIEDLVCEGQELLVQVSREPLGTKGTRVTAHISLPGRYLVVMPTVDHVGVSRRIADQEERRRLRDLVLGIRPPGFGVIVRTASEGAREEELKNDMDLLVRIWETIQRKNETAAAPSLIHSDFSLVLRAIRDLVTADVRRIVTDSEEEYGKIIKFMETYMPRTRCEVELYREHTPIFDVYGIEPELDRALRRKVWLKSGGYIVIEITEALTAIDVNTGKFVGKRNLENTIVKTNLEAAKEIAYQLRLRNIGGIIIIDFIDMEKETNRDMVYNALELALKKDRARSNISKISELGLVEMTRKRTRESLTHLLGEPCSVCDGLGYVKSKATVCYDIFRQIERVSSDAWGKAIVVNASPEVAEMLSDEERAGIERLEKKLGKRIVVQGIDRFHQEEFEVLEV, translated from the coding sequence ATGACGGCTGAACTCATCATAAACGCCTCACCCCATGAAAACCGGGTGGCCCTCCTGGAGGAGGGTACCGTGGTGGAAATTCAAATAGAGAGAAAGAAGGAACGGAGCATCATAGGCAATACCTACAGAGGCAGAGTGGTGAAGGTGTTGCCCGGAATGCAGGCCGCCTTCGTGGATATCGGCCTGGACAGAGCGGCTTTCCTATACGTGACAGACGTGTACAGCAACATCCAGGAGTACCACCAGATGCTCGAGGGGGGCTGGGAGGAACATGACGGATTCGAATTCGAGGCAGGAGGTTCCCTTTTCGACGGCCCGCCCCAGATCGAAGACCTGGTTTGCGAAGGCCAGGAACTCCTCGTCCAGGTCTCGCGGGAACCCCTTGGGACGAAAGGAACCCGTGTGACCGCCCATATCAGTCTTCCCGGCCGGTATCTCGTCGTCATGCCGACGGTCGACCACGTGGGGGTGTCGAGGCGGATCGCTGACCAAGAGGAGCGCCGAAGACTGAGGGATCTTGTTTTGGGAATCAGACCCCCCGGATTTGGGGTCATCGTCAGGACGGCGAGTGAGGGGGCCCGGGAAGAGGAACTCAAGAACGACATGGATCTGCTGGTGAGGATCTGGGAGACCATCCAGCGCAAGAACGAGACCGCGGCGGCTCCCAGCCTGATCCACAGCGATTTCAGTCTCGTTTTGAGAGCCATCAGGGACCTGGTTACGGCCGATGTGAGGCGGATTGTCACCGATTCAGAAGAGGAGTACGGGAAGATAATCAAGTTTATGGAGACCTACATGCCCCGCACCAGGTGCGAGGTCGAACTCTATCGCGAGCATACGCCCATCTTCGACGTCTACGGCATCGAACCGGAACTCGACAGGGCTCTCAGGCGAAAGGTCTGGCTCAAGTCTGGAGGATACATCGTCATCGAAATCACAGAGGCACTTACGGCCATCGACGTCAACACCGGAAAGTTCGTGGGCAAGAGGAATCTGGAGAACACCATAGTAAAAACCAACCTGGAGGCTGCAAAGGAAATCGCCTACCAGCTTCGGCTGAGGAATATCGGCGGAATCATCATCATCGACTTCATCGACATGGAAAAAGAGACAAACAGGGACATGGTCTACAACGCCCTCGAATTGGCTCTGAAAAAGGATCGGGCCAGATCCAACATCTCGAAGATTTCCGAGCTGGGTCTTGTGGAAATGACCCGGAAGAGGACCAGGGAGAGTCTTACCCATCTGCTCGGCGAACCTTGCTCGGTCTGCGACGGCCTCGGATACGTCAAGTCGAAAGCCACGGTCTGCTACGACATCTTTCGCCAGATCGAACGGGTTTCGTCGGACGCTTGGGGTAAGGCCATAGTGGTGAATGCAAGCCCCGAGGTGGCCGAGATGCTTTCCGACGAAGAACGGGCCGGCATCGAGAGACTCGAGAAAAAACTCGGCAAGAGGATCGTGGTCCAAGGAATCGACAGGTTCCACCAGGAGGAATTCGAGGTCTTGGAGGTGTAA
- the rpmA gene encoding 50S ribosomal protein L27 has translation MAHKKAGGSSRNGRDSAGQRLGVKRFGGQLVRAGHILVRQRGTRIHPGNHVGMGRDYTLFAKVDGLVRFEKRGKDRTFVSIVAP, from the coding sequence ATGGCACATAAGAAGGCTGGCGGAAGTTCCCGTAACGGAAGAGACAGCGCAGGACAGCGCCTCGGGGTAAAACGTTTTGGAGGCCAGTTGGTGCGGGCCGGCCACATCCTGGTGAGGCAGAGGGGGACAAGGATTCACCCGGGTAACCATGTCGGAATGGGCAGAGATTACACTCTCTTTGCCAAGGTGGATGGTCTGGTTCGGTTTGAGAAGAGAGGAAAAGACAGAACCTTTGTCAGCATAGTTGCCCCTTGA
- a CDS encoding TraR/DksA C4-type zinc finger protein has product MKQDKVSHRQIQKLKQILLHKREEIIGGVMQIRASSQEMGQNGIQDTADEASNLYTQQVLMSLNENQRGMLREVDEALDRIEEGTYGICEGCGKPIAVRRLEIKPFAKYCVQCQDAIEKKRGLPSKE; this is encoded by the coding sequence TTGAAACAGGACAAGGTGAGTCACCGGCAAATCCAAAAGCTAAAACAGATCCTCCTGCACAAGCGTGAGGAGATCATCGGGGGAGTCATGCAGATCCGCGCCTCTTCTCAGGAGATGGGTCAAAATGGCATTCAGGATACGGCGGACGAGGCCTCAAACCTCTATACCCAGCAGGTTCTCATGAGCCTCAACGAGAATCAGAGGGGCATGCTCAGGGAGGTGGATGAGGCCCTCGACCGGATCGAGGAGGGAACCTACGGCATCTGTGAGGGCTGCGGCAAACCCATCGCCGTCAGGCGCCTGGAGATCAAACCCTTTGCCAAGTACTGTGTGCAATGTCAGGATGCCATCGAAAAGAAACGAGGCCTTCCGTCAAAGGAGTGA
- the rsfS gene encoding ribosome silencing factor, with protein sequence MAESSKKKSLTCVDAALQKKAVDVVLLKIRGIVSYADYFLICGGRSDRQVQAIAESIETEMKKRGHRALGIEGMSQGRWVLIDYGDVVVHVFQESVRKFYDLEGLWIEAPRVDLADRLEPGKTGKKAKG encoded by the coding sequence ATGGCCGAGAGTTCCAAAAAGAAGTCACTTACCTGTGTGGACGCCGCACTTCAAAAGAAGGCCGTCGACGTGGTTCTGCTCAAGATCAGGGGGATCGTCTCCTACGCCGACTACTTCTTAATCTGCGGCGGCAGGTCGGACCGCCAGGTTCAGGCCATTGCTGAATCGATCGAGACGGAGATGAAGAAGAGGGGACACCGCGCCCTGGGTATAGAGGGAATGAGTCAGGGCCGGTGGGTCTTGATAGACTACGGAGACGTTGTCGTCCACGTCTTTCAGGAATCGGTGCGGAAGTTCTACGACCTGGAAGGCTTGTGGATCGAGGCTCCCAGGGTGGACCTCGCCGACCGGCTGGAACCGGGGAAGACAGGGAAAAAGGCGAAAGGATGA
- a CDS encoding glutamate-5-semialdehyde dehydrogenase has translation MDLKGRIVEIGRRAREASLETARLDTGTKNRALMMMADSLLESSMVLQGENEKDLTLAREKGLSSAMIDRLALRESVIRDMAESLREVASLPDPVGEVVRMWRRPNGLLVGKVRIPLGVVGMIYESRPNVTSDAAGLCLKAGNAVILRGGSEAIHSNKAICAVLRSVLERAGLPVNAIQLIPVTDRQGVDEMLRLEDYIDVIIPRGGEGLIRSVAERSRIPVIKHYKGVCHVFVDESAELEMAERICLNAKVQRPGVCNAMETLLVHEKIAERFLPRVARALEQRGVDLRGCSKTLKILPRIKKAEPTDWETEYLDLILAIRVVPGIDEAIDHIHRYGSMHTESIVTSDYARAEQFLRDVNSSCVFVNASTRFSDGHELGLGAEIGISTSKLHAFGPMGLEALTTTKFIVRGDGQIRQ, from the coding sequence ATGGATCTCAAAGGGCGGATCGTGGAGATTGGGAGGCGTGCAAGAGAGGCGTCCCTCGAAACGGCCAGACTGGACACCGGGACGAAGAATCGGGCCTTGATGATGATGGCTGACTCCTTGTTGGAATCGTCAATGGTGCTTCAGGGGGAGAACGAGAAGGACCTGACGTTGGCCAGGGAGAAGGGGCTGTCCAGCGCCATGATCGATCGGCTCGCCCTCAGGGAGTCGGTGATCAGGGATATGGCTGAAAGCCTGAGAGAGGTCGCCTCCCTGCCAGACCCAGTCGGCGAAGTGGTCCGCATGTGGAGGAGGCCTAACGGCCTTCTGGTGGGGAAGGTAAGGATTCCACTGGGCGTCGTCGGGATGATCTATGAGTCTCGCCCCAACGTGACTTCCGACGCTGCCGGGCTCTGCCTGAAAGCCGGCAACGCCGTCATTCTGAGGGGAGGATCCGAGGCCATCCATTCCAACAAGGCCATCTGTGCCGTTCTCCGGTCTGTCCTGGAAAGGGCAGGCCTCCCCGTCAACGCCATCCAGTTGATTCCTGTGACCGACAGACAAGGAGTCGATGAAATGCTCCGCCTCGAGGATTATATTGACGTCATTATTCCCAGAGGCGGCGAGGGGCTCATCCGGTCTGTTGCGGAAAGATCCAGAATCCCGGTTATCAAACACTACAAAGGCGTCTGCCATGTTTTCGTAGACGAGAGCGCAGAGCTCGAAATGGCCGAAAGAATCTGTCTCAACGCGAAAGTTCAGCGGCCGGGTGTCTGCAATGCCATGGAGACTCTCCTTGTCCATGAGAAGATCGCGGAGAGGTTTCTTCCCAGGGTTGCCAGGGCCCTGGAGCAGAGAGGAGTCGATCTCAGGGGATGCTCCAAGACTCTGAAGATCCTCCCCCGTATCAAGAAGGCCGAGCCGACGGACTGGGAAACGGAGTACCTCGATCTGATCCTCGCCATAAGAGTGGTCCCTGGTATTGACGAGGCCATCGACCACATCCATAGGTACGGATCCATGCACACCGAGTCGATCGTCACATCCGATTATGCGAGGGCTGAGCAGTTTCTCAGGGATGTCAATTCCTCCTGTGTGTTTGTCAACGCATCGACCCGTTTCAGCGACGGCCACGAGCTCGGCCTTGGAGCCGAGATCGGAATCAGCACCAGCAAACTCCATGCTTTCGGTCCCATGGGGCTTGAGGCGTTGACAACCACTAAGTTCATCGTCCGCGGAGACGGCCAGATCAGACAGTAG
- the obgE gene encoding GTPase ObgE: protein MKWVDSIRVFVKGGSGGPGCLSFRKERFLPKGGPDGGDGGRGGSVFFVGDSGVASLLPLCYNPRFVAEDGHPGKANRQSGKSGNDLTVRVPVGTVLVDVDSGKVLKDLDREGECFVAAKGGRGGRGNARFTTPTDRAPRRVEKGGMGESRWIRLELKLPAEVGLIGRPNSGKSTILSRISSASPRIAEYPFTTTSPNVGVVTDDEYKSFTVVDTPGIAQDASQGRGLGIGFLRHIERTRLLVHVIDIAGLSEQGAVDDHQMIMAELKAFNPRLGEKPQIVAINKVDLIKDPQHLETLEAALGERGIPAFPVSGLTGQGLSRLVREMARRLGG from the coding sequence ATGAAATGGGTTGACAGCATCAGGGTCTTTGTGAAAGGCGGTAGCGGGGGACCCGGTTGCCTGAGTTTCCGGAAAGAGCGATTCCTCCCCAAAGGCGGCCCTGACGGAGGAGACGGGGGCAGAGGCGGGAGTGTTTTCTTTGTCGGCGATTCCGGGGTGGCAAGTCTCCTTCCCCTCTGTTACAACCCCAGGTTCGTCGCCGAGGACGGTCATCCCGGCAAGGCAAACAGGCAGTCGGGAAAGAGTGGGAACGACCTGACCGTCCGAGTTCCAGTGGGCACCGTATTGGTCGACGTAGACAGCGGGAAGGTACTCAAGGACCTCGACAGGGAGGGAGAGTGCTTCGTAGCTGCAAAGGGTGGAAGGGGAGGCCGTGGGAACGCTCGGTTCACCACGCCGACAGATCGGGCTCCGAGACGTGTGGAAAAGGGGGGCATGGGAGAAAGCCGATGGATCAGGCTTGAACTGAAGCTCCCCGCGGAGGTCGGCCTCATCGGCCGGCCCAACAGTGGGAAGTCCACGATTCTTTCGAGAATCTCCTCGGCCAGCCCCCGGATAGCCGAATACCCCTTCACTACCACTTCCCCCAACGTCGGAGTGGTGACTGATGACGAATACAAGAGCTTCACGGTAGTCGATACCCCGGGCATTGCGCAAGACGCCAGCCAGGGCCGTGGCCTGGGAATCGGCTTCCTCCGGCATATCGAGAGAACCAGACTTCTCGTCCATGTCATCGACATTGCCGGTCTCTCCGAGCAAGGCGCTGTTGATGACCACCAGATGATCATGGCAGAACTGAAGGCCTTTAACCCCCGACTCGGAGAAAAACCGCAGATCGTCGCGATAAACAAGGTCGACCTCATAAAGGATCCCCAGCACCTGGAAACGTTGGAGGCGGCTCTCGGTGAGCGGGGCATCCCGGCATTTCCGGTTTCCGGTCTGACGGGGCAGGGCCTCAGCCGCCTTGTCAGAGAGATGGCAAGACGACTCGGAGGGTAG
- the rplU gene encoding 50S ribosomal protein L21 gives MYAVFRTGGKQYRASEGDMIRVERLEGEVGNEVRIKAVLMTRDEEEIRIGTPLVAEAEVIGRIVEQGKAGKIIVFKHKRRKGYRRKAGHRQGYTCLRIDKIEV, from the coding sequence ATGTACGCGGTATTTCGGACGGGTGGAAAGCAGTACAGGGCATCTGAAGGAGACATGATCCGGGTGGAACGGCTGGAAGGCGAGGTCGGGAACGAGGTCAGGATCAAGGCGGTCCTTATGACCAGGGACGAGGAGGAGATTCGAATCGGTACTCCCCTGGTTGCAGAGGCAGAGGTCATCGGCCGGATCGTCGAACAGGGCAAGGCCGGCAAGATCATCGTCTTCAAGCACAAGCGGCGCAAAGGTTACCGCCGCAAGGCAGGGCATCGACAAGGCTATACCTGTTTGCGGATCGACAAGATCGAGGTCTGA
- a CDS encoding TIGR03960 family B12-binding radical SAM protein, translated as MKQRICEILPLVSSPARYLGGERNAVSKKADSVRLRFALAFPDLYEVAMCHVGLGILYHILNARQDIAAERVFAPWADLEHHMRIRGIPLVSLESFLPVREFHVLGFSLQYELSYTNVLNMLELAGIPAWARDRDERYPLVIGGGPCTTNPEPVADFFDAFLIGEGEEAVLEICDCVIEARERRLPKALLLRNLSKIEGVYVPSLFEVAYRKDGTIEEIVPLMEGCPFVRRRILPDLDLPPYPSAPVVPWLKTIHDRLSVEIARGCKRGCRFCHAGFIYRPYRERKPERVEAIVEEALASTGYEEISLLSLSSGDYTSVGTLLKRLVNRYQGRNIAVSFPSLRVETLEPEMLSLVKRVRKTGFTLAPEAATSRLRRVINKEMDEERLLQAADSLYRNGWNLIKLYFMTGLPTESEEDLREIVPLARRVLQQGKGSRRPPRLNVSLSTFVPKAHTPFQWEPQLSLKETEARQEILRKAFSRGRIRFKWHDARMSLLEGVFSRGDRRLSRVLYDAFRMGCRFDGWTESFRWDLWRRAFEKNGMDMTFYTRARDLSEILPWSHIRCGITEEFLQRERDRARKEIPTPPCHQRCTACGSCDGERIGVVLRKTDQEPPLSPKRSRPGKTGAVKFRVEYQKLGPARFLGHLDMARAFHRAARRGRIPLSYSQGFHPAPRISFRRALPLGFESLSEEMEWRLESPVSGKRFASTLNDHLPQGLRIRGVQPAGRNRSCPDESPEGTRYLVAITGKSPGNIEQGIRCFMEQSHWFLTGSVDQDGPDIRPHIEIMRRLEPSRIGDPVLQVWSDSACSGACLLELILLDTEGGHVRVDRALASILGLSDEERRQMRILKVGKTSPHDG; from the coding sequence GTGAAACAACGGATCTGTGAGATTCTCCCCCTAGTATCCTCCCCTGCGCGATATCTGGGAGGGGAGAGAAACGCCGTCTCCAAGAAGGCCGATTCGGTACGTCTCCGGTTTGCCCTCGCCTTTCCCGATCTCTATGAGGTGGCCATGTGCCACGTGGGGCTGGGGATACTCTACCACATTCTCAATGCAAGGCAGGACATTGCCGCAGAGAGGGTGTTCGCACCCTGGGCTGATCTGGAACACCACATGAGGATCAGGGGGATCCCCCTTGTGTCTCTGGAGTCTTTTCTCCCGGTGCGAGAGTTCCATGTCCTCGGCTTCTCTCTCCAGTACGAACTCAGCTACACCAATGTTCTCAATATGCTCGAGCTTGCAGGGATCCCTGCCTGGGCTCGTGACAGGGACGAGAGGTACCCTCTGGTCATCGGTGGCGGGCCTTGCACAACCAACCCGGAACCGGTTGCGGATTTTTTCGATGCTTTCCTGATCGGCGAAGGGGAAGAGGCGGTCCTGGAGATCTGCGACTGCGTCATAGAGGCGAGGGAAAGGAGACTCCCGAAGGCCCTTCTCCTTCGAAACCTCTCGAAGATAGAGGGCGTATACGTCCCCTCCCTGTTCGAGGTCGCATACCGTAAGGACGGCACCATCGAGGAGATAGTTCCCCTCATGGAAGGTTGCCCCTTTGTGAGAAGGAGGATTCTTCCGGACCTGGACCTGCCACCCTACCCAAGCGCTCCTGTTGTGCCCTGGTTGAAGACGATCCACGACCGGCTCAGCGTCGAAATCGCCCGCGGGTGCAAGAGGGGTTGCAGGTTCTGTCATGCCGGATTCATCTATCGGCCTTATCGAGAGAGAAAGCCCGAGCGGGTCGAAGCCATAGTGGAGGAAGCATTGGCCTCCACGGGCTATGAAGAGATCTCCCTGCTCTCCCTGAGCAGTGGAGATTACACTTCCGTGGGGACCTTGCTGAAAAGGCTGGTGAACCGCTATCAGGGCAGAAACATAGCCGTCTCGTTCCCTTCTCTCCGGGTAGAGACACTCGAACCGGAGATGTTGAGCCTGGTAAAGAGGGTCCGAAAGACGGGATTCACCCTTGCGCCGGAGGCGGCAACGTCCCGTCTCCGGCGGGTGATCAACAAGGAGATGGACGAGGAGCGGCTGCTCCAGGCAGCCGACTCTCTTTACAGGAACGGATGGAACCTCATCAAGCTCTACTTTATGACGGGCCTCCCCACGGAAAGTGAGGAAGATCTGCGGGAGATCGTTCCACTGGCCAGGAGAGTCCTCCAACAGGGTAAGGGGTCCAGAAGGCCACCACGTCTGAACGTGAGCCTATCCACTTTCGTGCCCAAGGCCCACACCCCTTTCCAATGGGAACCCCAGCTCAGTCTCAAGGAGACCGAGGCGAGACAAGAGATCCTGAGAAAGGCGTTCTCCAGGGGAAGAATCCGCTTCAAGTGGCACGATGCGAGGATGAGCCTTCTGGAGGGGGTTTTTTCCAGAGGCGACAGGCGGTTGTCCCGGGTACTGTACGATGCCTTCAGGATGGGGTGCCGATTCGACGGCTGGACCGAATCCTTCCGCTGGGACCTGTGGCGGAGGGCCTTCGAGAAGAACGGCATGGACATGACCTTCTATACCCGTGCTAGGGATCTCTCCGAGATCCTTCCATGGAGTCATATCAGGTGTGGGATAACCGAGGAGTTTCTGCAAAGGGAAAGGGACCGGGCCAGGAAAGAGATCCCAACCCCCCCATGCCACCAGAGATGTACCGCCTGCGGATCATGCGATGGTGAACGGATCGGCGTAGTCTTGCGGAAGACCGATCAAGAGCCTCCCCTCTCTCCGAAACGGTCCCGGCCCGGCAAGACAGGAGCCGTGAAATTCCGCGTGGAGTACCAAAAGCTGGGACCCGCCAGGTTCCTGGGCCACCTCGATATGGCCAGGGCCTTCCATCGGGCTGCCAGGCGTGGCCGCATCCCCCTGTCTTACTCCCAGGGCTTCCATCCTGCTCCCAGAATCAGTTTCAGGAGGGCTCTGCCCCTGGGTTTTGAGAGCCTCTCCGAGGAGATGGAATGGAGGCTGGAGTCCCCGGTGAGTGGGAAGAGGTTTGCCAGCACCTTGAACGATCACCTCCCCCAGGGGCTGCGCATAAGGGGAGTTCAACCTGCCGGCCGGAACCGTTCCTGTCCGGATGAGAGTCCCGAGGGGACCCGCTATCTCGTTGCCATCACCGGCAAATCACCCGGGAACATCGAGCAGGGGATCCGCTGTTTCATGGAACAGAGCCACTGGTTTCTCACCGGGTCGGTCGACCAGGACGGCCCGGATATCCGCCCCCATATCGAGATCATGAGGAGGCTGGAACCCTCCCGTATCGGCGACCCGGTCCTGCAGGTGTGGTCTGATTCGGCCTGTTCCGGAGCCTGCCTCTTGGAGTTGATACTCCTTGACACAGAGGGCGGACACGTAAGGGTCGACAGGGCTCTCGCATCGATTTTAGGGCTCTCGGATGAAGAGAGAAGACAGATGAGGATTCTGAAAGTCGGAAAGACCTCTCCCCATGACGGCTGA
- the proB gene encoding glutamate 5-kinase has protein sequence MTERTLRQNLLGKARLIVLKVGSSVLLEKGIGIDLVAFSKLAKEASQIHSGSRRVVLVTSGAIAAGIETLHWARKPQTIPHVQAAAAIGQPRLMKIYQDCFSNYRRKVAQVLLTHDDLGDRHRYLNARNTLLTLLDQGYIPIINENDTVAVDEIKFGDNDNLAALVTSLVSADLLIILSDIDGLYDHDPKDSGRAELIHLVENIDRHIVECATESRSPWCVGGMASKIEAASKAVRFGVPAVVANGKVEGILNRILQGEVVGTLFLPLADRLSSRKQWIAYGLKPAGRIVVDEGAREAIVSKGKSLLPTGVREVSGDFDRGDAVGCLDPWGFEFARGLVNYNCRELESIKGKRSREIEGTIGYKYSDEIIHRDNLVIL, from the coding sequence TTGACGGAGAGGACCCTCAGGCAGAATCTTCTGGGAAAGGCCAGGCTCATCGTCCTCAAAGTGGGCTCCAGTGTCCTCCTGGAAAAGGGTATCGGCATCGACCTGGTGGCCTTCTCCAAACTGGCCAAGGAGGCTTCCCAGATCCACAGCGGCTCCAGACGGGTCGTCCTCGTCACATCGGGCGCAATCGCCGCAGGAATAGAAACACTCCACTGGGCAAGAAAACCCCAGACCATACCCCATGTCCAGGCGGCCGCAGCGATCGGCCAGCCCAGGTTGATGAAGATCTACCAAGACTGTTTTTCCAACTACCGCAGGAAGGTGGCCCAGGTGCTGCTGACACACGATGACCTCGGCGACCGCCACCGGTACCTCAATGCGAGAAACACCCTGCTGACTCTGTTGGATCAGGGCTATATCCCCATCATAAACGAAAACGACACCGTGGCAGTGGATGAGATCAAATTCGGTGACAACGACAACCTCGCCGCCCTGGTCACATCCCTGGTGAGTGCTGATCTGTTGATCATCCTCTCGGACATAGACGGACTCTACGACCACGACCCGAAGGACTCCGGCAGGGCGGAACTGATCCATCTGGTGGAAAATATCGACCGCCATATTGTAGAGTGTGCCACGGAGAGCAGGAGCCCCTGGTGCGTCGGGGGGATGGCCAGCAAGATCGAGGCTGCCAGCAAGGCCGTCAGGTTCGGCGTTCCCGCAGTTGTTGCGAACGGCAAAGTGGAGGGCATCCTCAACCGTATTCTCCAGGGGGAGGTGGTGGGCACCCTCTTTCTGCCTCTTGCAGATCGGTTGAGCAGCAGGAAACAGTGGATAGCATACGGTCTGAAGCCTGCCGGCCGGATCGTGGTTGACGAAGGAGCCAGGGAGGCGATCGTCTCAAAGGGCAAGAGCCTCCTGCCTACCGGTGTCAGAGAGGTATCGGGAGACTTCGACAGGGGCGATGCCGTAGGCTGCCTCGACCCCTGGGGTTTTGAGTTTGCAAGGGGCCTGGTCAACTACAACTGCAGGGAACTCGAATCCATCAAGGGGAAGAGAAGTCGAGAAATCGAAGGAACCATCGGATACAAGTACTCCGACGAGATAATCCACCGCGACAATCTCGTCATCCTCTAG
- the nadD gene encoding nicotinate-nucleotide adenylyltransferase gives MRLGLLGGTFNPIHFGHLRGVEEAREAFGLERVYFVPAAVPPHKDDSIEVSPAQRLEMVRLAIEDNPAFMVSDVELVRPGKSYSIDTLLYFRNESPGADLYFIVGMDSFLDVTTWKRYQDLFSLCHFVVLSRPGWKPCGLADLTPHEFWKNFRSGKDANEWVHEPSGFRTYFLERPIMDISSREIRERIRTGRSVRYMMREKVEAFVLSKGFYAKPDPAGEESR, from the coding sequence GTGCGCTTGGGACTTCTAGGAGGAACATTCAACCCTATCCACTTCGGCCATCTGAGAGGGGTCGAAGAAGCCCGTGAGGCCTTTGGTCTGGAGAGGGTCTACTTCGTTCCGGCTGCCGTGCCTCCGCACAAGGACGACAGCATCGAAGTCTCTCCGGCCCAGCGGCTCGAAATGGTACGTCTGGCCATTGAGGACAATCCGGCCTTTATGGTCTCCGACGTGGAGCTTGTCAGGCCGGGCAAGTCCTATTCCATCGATACCCTGCTCTACTTCAGAAACGAGTCTCCAGGGGCTGACCTCTATTTCATCGTAGGGATGGATTCTTTCCTCGATGTAACCACATGGAAGAGGTATCAGGATCTTTTCTCCCTTTGCCATTTCGTAGTCCTCAGCCGGCCAGGCTGGAAGCCGTGCGGCCTGGCCGATCTCACGCCTCACGAATTCTGGAAAAACTTCCGTTCCGGCAAGGATGCCAACGAGTGGGTCCACGAACCCTCGGGGTTCAGAACGTACTTCCTGGAACGGCCGATTATGGACATCTCCTCCCGGGAGATCCGTGAGAGGATCCGGACGGGCAGATCGGTCCGCTACATGATGCGGGAAAAAGTGGAGGCATTTGTTCTCAGCAAAGGGTTTTACGCTAAGCCTGATCCAGCCGGAGAGGAGTCTCGGTGA